The following are encoded in a window of Gramella sp. MT6 genomic DNA:
- a CDS encoding outer membrane beta-barrel protein: MKTYFQFNLRITTVIFLLFVLSGHEVQSQEYSIGIKAGVNYSLNDNGSEVLRNAVQYSAESDFGYQAGAFLEMNFGKWLLRPEVFLNRARGEFEFRESPSSYSLEKISLPLLFGYNVFRSFDVYAGPAYQFILNKEMENTLDPLLDDHSNLAAQFGFKISFNRLELDLRYDFTFPSEDFQIVNFNNGNRAYFDEGRLNQIMLSLNYKIFGNNLPSARRGGSCYF, encoded by the coding sequence ATGAAAACATATTTTCAGTTCAACCTACGAATAACTACAGTCATCTTTCTCCTTTTTGTTCTGTCAGGACACGAGGTTCAATCACAGGAATACAGTATAGGTATAAAGGCCGGGGTAAATTATAGCTTGAATGATAATGGCTCTGAAGTTTTGCGAAACGCAGTGCAATACAGTGCAGAATCTGATTTTGGTTACCAGGCGGGTGCTTTTCTGGAAATGAATTTCGGGAAATGGTTGCTGCGACCGGAGGTGTTCCTAAATAGGGCTCGGGGAGAATTTGAGTTTAGGGAGTCTCCTTCTTCCTATAGTTTAGAAAAGATCAGTTTGCCCTTGTTATTCGGGTATAATGTTTTTAGATCTTTTGATGTATATGCTGGTCCAGCCTACCAGTTTATTCTTAATAAAGAAATGGAAAACACCCTAGATCCATTGTTAGATGATCATAGCAATCTCGCTGCCCAGTTTGGATTTAAAATTAGCTTTAACAGGCTGGAACTGGATCTAAGATATGACTTCACCTTTCCTTCTGAGGACTTTCAAATTGTTAATTTTAATAACGGCAACCGGGCTTATTTTGATGAAGGTCGATTGAACCAGATAATGTTAAGTCTGAATTATAAGATTTTTGGCAATAATTTGCCTTCAGCGCGGCGCGGAGGAAGCTGTTATTTCTGA
- a CDS encoding UpxY family transcription antiterminator: MPWYVIRTKPQHEIKTAKLLENLGLDIYCPVITEVRQWTDRKKKVTLPLFRTYLFANLENSNRNRVFEAPGVLGFLNWLNKPATAKPEEIDAIRSWLNNDRLDGFEVNNLKPGDEVEIKSGKLAKKQAVIKEIGNKKLKLILPDIGWTLTANVQDVL, encoded by the coding sequence ATGCCCTGGTATGTAATACGTACAAAACCGCAACATGAAATAAAAACGGCTAAGCTCCTTGAAAATCTTGGTTTAGATATTTATTGCCCGGTAATTACAGAAGTTAGGCAATGGACAGATCGAAAAAAGAAAGTTACTTTACCATTATTCAGAACCTATCTGTTTGCTAATCTGGAAAATAGCAATCGAAACCGTGTGTTCGAGGCTCCCGGGGTTCTTGGTTTTCTAAACTGGCTTAATAAACCCGCAACTGCGAAGCCCGAAGAGATCGATGCTATCAGATCCTGGTTAAATAACGATCGCCTTGATGGCTTTGAAGTTAATAATCTGAAGCCCGGCGATGAGGTCGAGATCAAATCTGGAAAATTGGCGAAAAAGCAAGCTGTAATTAAAGAGATAGGGAATAAGAAGCTAAAACTTATCCTGCCCGATATAGGGTGGACGTTGACCGCTAATGTACAGGATGTTTTGTAA
- a CDS encoding DUF2723 domain-containing protein — MTDLNFSKWNKILGWLVFVIALTTYTLTLEPTASFWDAGEYIATSANLEVGHPPGAPFYQMMGAFFSTFAPDNTKVALMVNFMSGFASAIAIMFMFWSITMLVLKVAGPVSKLTPSKKIAVLGSSLVGSLAFTFTDSFWFNAVEAEVYAMAACFMSIMFYLGLKWERDMFTPRGNRWIILISLVIGLSFGVHFMGLLTLPAIGFLYFFKNYKEVTVKNFIIANVVVVAVLMFIFKLLLPYTLTFFSASELFFTNSLGMPFNTGTVIALLVIVAAFYFLINYTRKKNLYKYNTLLLCVLFVLIGFSSWVMLPIRSNAPTVINENSPDNARELLAYYNREQYGETHLFYGPQWSEMYSTLDADNPYEDAKPKYEKDEELGKYVIVNEYKNAKQNLDDDHKAILPRMWSTEHAVNYMEFTGPLDFKIKPEYQGEERLIQAVNEFKSQFSRGERDMEDYHNFLRQFSEYLDVEKPGFAENIGYLLEYQIGYMYWRYFMWNFTGRQDDIQGKYTDLHGNWISGIDFIDEMHIGSQDNLPSDVKNNKARNTYFFLPFILGLIGLVFHLKRDKKNFWVLMVFFLFTGIALKIYLNERPFEPRERDYALVGSFYVFAIWIGFGVYAIFDKLRTVLSPKIVAPVVIIGSLLCVPVLLASENWDDHDRSGRDTALTMARMYLDSVDENGILFTIGDNDTFALWYVQQVEKYRTDVRIINTSLLATDWYIDQMKRAAFESDAIPSQLDNDFYNGRNDAIFLREVTQDTIPIGTWMNYIENEDPRTQAELQSGTFINTFPSRHVRIPVDKQTVLENNIVDESEADLIVDHIDITIGDQILYKNRLLMLDILANNNWKRPIYFTGGSFGDEDYLWMKDYLQLEGVTYKLVPIRTPLNPRNPFDMGRVNTEKMYNIVKNWDWGNMGSSDIYHDPETRKNSITYRSNLARLTENLLREGDTIHAEEILDLGMKHMPVEYYEYYTLLEPFITGYYEVNEPQKAREIWEKVAKKYQENLEYYSSWEVERQYRYADEIITDMERYRGLVDMMMVYEDRETAKKKAEEFNNYLRMFRHFYREDEEIDADVKSPEEEIMEALDGAIPVESNIDSTELDSVE; from the coding sequence ATGACAGATCTAAACTTTAGTAAGTGGAACAAAATCCTGGGATGGCTGGTTTTTGTGATCGCTTTGACTACCTACACGCTTACTCTGGAACCAACGGCAAGCTTTTGGGATGCCGGGGAATATATTGCTACCTCTGCAAACCTGGAAGTGGGACATCCACCCGGAGCTCCATTCTACCAGATGATGGGAGCCTTCTTTTCCACCTTTGCCCCAGATAACACAAAGGTTGCCTTAATGGTAAACTTTATGTCTGGTTTTGCCAGCGCCATAGCGATCATGTTCATGTTCTGGTCGATCACCATGTTGGTCTTAAAAGTTGCCGGCCCGGTTTCAAAATTGACTCCGTCGAAAAAAATTGCAGTTCTGGGAAGTTCGTTAGTAGGATCCCTTGCTTTTACATTTACCGATAGTTTCTGGTTCAATGCTGTGGAAGCTGAAGTTTATGCCATGGCCGCCTGCTTTATGAGTATCATGTTCTACCTGGGCCTTAAATGGGAAAGAGATATGTTTACCCCAAGAGGCAACCGATGGATCATACTAATCTCATTAGTCATAGGATTATCATTCGGAGTACATTTTATGGGGCTACTAACTCTGCCTGCCATAGGATTCCTATATTTCTTTAAAAACTATAAAGAAGTCACCGTTAAGAATTTCATCATCGCAAATGTAGTAGTGGTTGCGGTTTTAATGTTCATTTTCAAACTTCTGCTTCCTTATACCCTAACATTCTTTTCGGCTTCAGAACTTTTCTTTACCAATAGCCTCGGAATGCCATTTAACACTGGGACAGTAATAGCCCTACTGGTTATAGTTGCGGCTTTCTACTTCCTGATAAATTATACCCGAAAGAAAAACCTTTATAAATACAACACTCTACTGCTATGCGTCCTGTTCGTGCTAATAGGATTCTCGAGCTGGGTGATGCTGCCTATAAGAAGTAACGCTCCTACCGTTATTAACGAGAACAGTCCCGATAACGCCAGGGAACTACTTGCATACTACAACCGTGAACAATATGGTGAGACGCATTTATTTTATGGCCCGCAGTGGTCTGAAATGTACTCAACCCTGGATGCAGATAATCCATACGAAGACGCTAAACCTAAATATGAAAAGGACGAGGAGCTTGGAAAATATGTCATTGTAAATGAATACAAGAACGCCAAGCAAAACCTGGATGATGACCATAAAGCGATCCTGCCACGTATGTGGAGTACAGAGCATGCCGTGAATTATATGGAGTTTACCGGTCCGCTGGATTTCAAGATCAAACCTGAATACCAGGGAGAGGAAAGACTTATTCAGGCGGTAAACGAGTTTAAATCTCAATTCTCTCGTGGGGAAAGAGATATGGAAGACTATCATAACTTCCTGAGACAATTCAGCGAATATCTGGATGTGGAAAAACCAGGTTTTGCTGAAAATATCGGCTACCTGTTAGAATATCAGATAGGTTACATGTACTGGAGATATTTTATGTGGAATTTTACTGGTCGCCAGGATGATATCCAGGGAAAATATACCGATCTCCATGGAAACTGGATCAGCGGAATCGATTTTATAGATGAAATGCATATTGGAAGTCAGGATAACTTGCCTTCAGATGTAAAGAATAATAAAGCAAGAAATACCTATTTCTTCCTTCCCTTCATTCTTGGATTAATAGGACTAGTATTTCACCTGAAAAGAGACAAAAAGAACTTCTGGGTATTGATGGTATTTTTCCTATTCACGGGAATTGCCTTAAAGATATACCTGAATGAACGCCCATTCGAGCCTCGAGAAAGAGACTATGCCCTCGTAGGTTCGTTTTATGTTTTTGCGATCTGGATAGGCTTTGGAGTCTACGCTATTTTTGATAAGCTTAGAACAGTCCTTAGTCCCAAGATCGTCGCTCCGGTTGTTATCATTGGAAGTTTACTTTGTGTTCCTGTGTTACTAGCATCAGAAAACTGGGACGATCATGACCGTTCTGGAAGGGATACAGCATTAACTATGGCCAGGATGTATCTCGATTCGGTAGATGAAAATGGAATCTTATTTACCATTGGAGACAATGATACCTTTGCCTTATGGTATGTTCAACAGGTGGAGAAATACCGAACAGATGTTAGAATTATTAATACCAGCCTTCTGGCTACCGACTGGTATATAGACCAGATGAAGAGAGCGGCTTTTGAAAGTGACGCTATTCCATCTCAACTGGATAACGATTTTTACAATGGTAGGAACGATGCGATCTTCCTTAGAGAAGTGACTCAGGATACGATTCCTATAGGTACCTGGATGAATTATATTGAAAATGAAGATCCTCGTACACAGGCAGAATTACAAAGCGGAACCTTTATCAATACCTTCCCTTCAAGACACGTAAGGATTCCGGTAGATAAACAAACTGTACTGGAAAACAATATCGTGGATGAATCTGAAGCTGATCTGATCGTGGATCATATCGATATTACCATCGGTGATCAGATCCTGTACAAGAACAGATTATTAATGCTGGATATCCTGGCAAACAATAACTGGAAAAGACCGATCTATTTCACTGGAGGAAGCTTTGGGGATGAAGATTACCTGTGGATGAAAGATTATCTACAGTTGGAAGGGGTAACCTATAAACTAGTACCTATCCGCACACCGCTTAATCCAAGAAATCCATTTGATATGGGTAGAGTGAACACAGAAAAGATGTACAATATCGTCAAGAACTGGGATTGGGGTAATATGGGGTCTTCAGATATTTATCATGATCCTGAGACCCGCAAGAATTCTATCACCTATAGAAGTAACCTGGCGAGGCTTACCGAAAACCTCCTTAGAGAGGGTGATACTATTCATGCCGAAGAGATTCTTGATCTTGGAATGAAACATATGCCGGTAGAATACTATGAGTATTACACACTACTGGAACCTTTTATCACCGGTTATTACGAGGTAAACGAACCGCAAAAAGCCAGAGAGATCTGGGAAAAGGTTGCTAAAAAATATCAGGAAAATCTGGAATATTATAGCAGCTGGGAAGTAGAACGCCAGTACAGGTATGCTGATGAGATCATTACAGACATGGAACGTTATCGTGGACTTGTTGACATGATGATGGTTTATGAAGACCGGGAAACTGCCAAGAAAAAGGCAGAGGAATTCAACAATTACCTGCGCATGTTCAGGCATTTTTACAGAGAAGATGAAGAAATCGATGCCGATGTAAAATCTCCTGAAGAAGAGATCATGGAAGCACTGGATGGAGCAATTCCTGTGGAATCGAATATTGATTCTACAGAACTGGATTCTGTTGAATAG
- a CDS encoding polysaccharide deacetylase family protein, which yields MKLFRAKYPSFLKLLFPDRLTHIDNDKAIYLTFDDGPVPEATPWVLELLNKYEAKATFFCIGDNVKKHPDIFRRIIEEGHCIGNHTFNHLNGWKTSASDYLRNTWQSEEIMTETSKQIKTTNSELQTPIYPLFRPPYGKIKNSQAKSLKEQGFKIVMWDVISGDYDREFSANECLKNVTENATAGSTIVFHDSKKAFENLKVILPQVLDFYKEKGMKFRSLKDVL from the coding sequence ATGAAATTATTCCGTGCTAAATACCCGTCTTTCCTTAAGCTTCTGTTTCCTGATAGACTCACGCACATCGACAACGACAAGGCGATCTACCTCACTTTTGACGACGGACCGGTGCCGGAAGCGACACCATGGGTTTTAGAGTTGCTAAATAAGTATGAAGCCAAAGCCACTTTCTTTTGCATAGGCGATAACGTGAAAAAACATCCGGATATCTTCCGAAGGATTATTGAAGAAGGACATTGTATTGGCAACCATACTTTCAATCACCTCAACGGCTGGAAAACCTCTGCTTCAGATTATTTGAGGAATACGTGGCAGTCAGAGGAGATCATGACTGAAACCAGCAAACAAATTAAAACCACCAACTCCGAACTACAAACCCCGATATACCCCCTTTTTCGTCCGCCTTACGGAAAGATCAAAAATTCCCAGGCAAAATCATTAAAAGAACAGGGTTTTAAGATTGTTATGTGGGATGTAATAAGCGGTGATTACGACCGTGAATTCTCAGCAAATGAATGTCTTAAAAATGTAACGGAAAATGCGACAGCCGGAAGTACTATCGTGTTTCATGACAGTAAAAAAGCATTTGAAAACCTAAAGGTTATTCTTCCGCAGGTGTTAGATTTTTACAAAGAAAAAGGAATGAAATTCAGAAGTCTTAAAGATGTTCTTTAA
- a CDS encoding thioredoxin family protein: MSKFGELVDLNIPVLLDFYTEWNDASVAMHPVLRDVAAAMGDKAKVIKIDVDKNSQLAEALRVKGLPTLMIYKSGEMKWRHSGEQDANTLIGLLKEHL, translated from the coding sequence ATGTCAAAATTTGGTGAATTAGTAGACTTAAATATCCCGGTTCTTCTAGACTTTTATACCGAATGGAACGATGCCTCTGTCGCGATGCATCCGGTGCTTAGAGACGTTGCTGCGGCGATGGGAGATAAGGCGAAAGTTATTAAAATAGATGTGGATAAGAACTCCCAGTTGGCAGAAGCCCTGCGTGTAAAAGGCCTTCCTACTTTAATGATCTACAAGTCTGGTGAGATGAAGTGGAGGCATAGTGGTGAACAGGATGCCAATACCCTCATAGGTTTGCTTAAAGAACATCTTTAA
- a CDS encoding metallophosphoesterase, whose translation MRWLILAAIYLIVDLYAYQVLRVFSKNIWIGVIYFIISAIVIANLFYQFNQPAPNDGFGGGRGYAIGIFLAFFVGKIVLSVVMLGEDVVRLPIAGIQKFFSPSESFDMPSRRKFISTIAIGLAAIPFAGLLYGMYKGRYNFRVLKYTLYFEDLPEAFDGYRISQISDVHSGSFDNKNKIQYGVDLLKEQGSDLVVFTGDLVNNKASEMDGWKELFSEVKAPDGVYSILGNHDYGDYHNWESQEAKIQNLENLKKTHAEMGWNLMLNENRFIEKDGQKIALVGVENWGAGGFKKAGDLEKAGEGVEENDFKILLSHDPSHWEQEVKKHPKKYHLTMSGHTHGMQFGIEIPGWFKWSPVQYRYKHWAGIYEEAGRYINVNRGFGFLAYPGRVGIWPEISVIKLKKGSKPA comes from the coding sequence ATGCGTTGGTTAATTCTAGCAGCGATCTATCTTATCGTTGATCTTTATGCTTACCAGGTCTTACGGGTTTTCTCAAAGAACATATGGATTGGCGTGATCTATTTTATTATTTCGGCCATAGTAATTGCAAATTTATTCTATCAGTTTAACCAGCCGGCGCCAAATGATGGATTTGGAGGTGGCAGAGGTTATGCGATTGGTATTTTCCTGGCCTTTTTTGTTGGGAAAATAGTTCTTTCGGTGGTGATGCTGGGAGAGGATGTGGTTCGTTTACCAATTGCCGGGATTCAGAAATTCTTTAGTCCTTCGGAAAGTTTTGATATGCCTTCCCGCAGAAAGTTCATTAGTACCATTGCTATTGGCCTTGCCGCAATTCCTTTTGCAGGTCTGCTCTACGGAATGTATAAGGGGCGATATAACTTCAGGGTTTTAAAATATACGCTTTACTTCGAAGACCTTCCCGAAGCTTTCGATGGCTACCGAATTAGTCAGATCAGTGATGTGCATAGCGGTAGTTTCGATAATAAGAATAAGATACAATATGGTGTTGATCTGCTGAAAGAGCAGGGGAGCGACCTGGTGGTTTTTACGGGTGACCTTGTTAATAATAAGGCTTCTGAAATGGACGGCTGGAAAGAACTTTTTTCAGAGGTAAAAGCACCAGACGGAGTTTATTCCATTTTAGGGAACCATGATTATGGAGATTATCATAATTGGGAAAGCCAGGAAGCGAAAATTCAAAATCTTGAAAACCTGAAAAAGACGCATGCCGAAATGGGCTGGAACCTTATGCTGAATGAGAACCGATTCATTGAAAAAGACGGTCAGAAAATAGCTTTAGTAGGGGTTGAGAACTGGGGAGCCGGCGGATTCAAAAAAGCAGGTGATCTTGAAAAGGCCGGAGAAGGTGTAGAAGAGAATGATTTCAAGATCCTGCTGAGCCATGATCCTTCGCACTGGGAACAGGAAGTGAAAAAGCATCCTAAGAAATATCATTTAACCATGAGCGGGCACACGCATGGAATGCAATTCGGGATCGAGATCCCAGGGTGGTTCAAATGGAGCCCTGTGCAATACAGATATAAACATTGGGCCGGAATATATGAAGAAGCAGGCCGTTATATTAATGTAAATCGTGGTTTCGGCTTCCTGGCATATCCTGGAAGGGTAGGGATCTGGCCTGAAATTAGTGTCATAAAACTGAAAAAAGGTTCGAAACCCGCATAA
- a CDS encoding 3-hydroxybutyrate dehydrogenase: MSRVVLITGSTRGIGKSIAVAFARNGYDIMFHGLEKNGPEIAEKIGIENSVKTGFSNANLKDQEAINQLIDETLKEFGKIDVLINNAGIQYVSKVEEFPIEKWNDIIAINLSSVFVASRAVWPSMKKNGFGRIINISSVHGLRASEYKSAYVSAKHGVIGLTKVLGLEGAGHNITCNAICPGYVKTPLVEGQIKDQAKAHNLSEEEVVKQVMLKKQAVKEFIPEKKIAELALFLAKEDSSAITGSAYVLDGGWSAQ, encoded by the coding sequence ATGAGTAGAGTTGTATTGATCACGGGTAGCACCCGTGGAATAGGAAAATCTATTGCCGTGGCTTTTGCCAGGAACGGGTATGATATCATGTTCCATGGCCTGGAAAAGAATGGCCCTGAGATCGCCGAAAAGATAGGAATTGAAAATTCGGTAAAAACGGGTTTCTCTAACGCGAATTTAAAAGATCAGGAAGCTATCAATCAATTGATAGATGAAACCCTGAAAGAATTTGGGAAAATAGATGTATTGATCAATAACGCTGGGATACAATATGTTTCTAAAGTGGAAGAATTTCCAATTGAAAAATGGAATGATATCATCGCGATCAATCTCTCTTCGGTATTTGTAGCATCAAGAGCGGTATGGCCATCCATGAAAAAGAATGGCTTTGGCAGAATTATCAATATTTCCTCCGTGCACGGCCTAAGAGCTTCGGAATATAAGTCGGCTTACGTCTCGGCTAAACATGGGGTGATTGGCCTTACCAAAGTATTAGGTTTGGAAGGAGCTGGGCATAATATTACCTGCAATGCGATTTGTCCCGGTTATGTTAAAACTCCACTGGTAGAAGGGCAGATCAAGGATCAGGCGAAAGCCCATAACCTTTCTGAAGAAGAAGTTGTAAAGCAGGTCATGTTAAAAAAACAGGCGGTCAAGGAATTTATTCCGGAGAAAAAAATTGCTGAACTGGCATTATTTCTGGCCAAGGAAGATTCTTCGGCGATCACTGGTTCCGCTTATGTGCTGGACGGTGGTTGGAGCGCTCAATAA
- a CDS encoding alpha/beta hydrolase — protein sequence MIRKIDLKNGISLEYLDRGEGEAILLLHGLGSTKADWDLQVEPFSKEFRIIAPDLRGHGNSTKPEKKEDYGVSQCAEDMKLLLDDLGISKCMLVGFSMGGAVAFEMAIRYRSLISKLVIVNTAPDFNALGQMGEQMIKERTELLRTQGMNAMAEKVAEGMFPEEEQKHLRDAFYERASVNDLEAYYNSFITLMDWGIGEKVKTIDIPALVVASDLDYTPVELKESYTAKMKNARLKVIKNSRHGVTMDQPKQFNEALLKFFRS from the coding sequence ATGATCAGGAAAATAGATTTAAAGAACGGGATTAGCCTGGAATATCTTGACCGGGGAGAAGGAGAGGCAATTCTTCTTCTCCATGGGTTAGGATCTACCAAAGCTGATTGGGATCTGCAAGTGGAGCCTTTTTCTAAAGAGTTCAGAATTATAGCTCCAGACCTGAGAGGTCATGGGAATTCTACCAAGCCTGAAAAAAAGGAGGATTATGGGGTTTCCCAATGTGCAGAGGATATGAAACTTCTCCTCGATGATTTAGGAATTTCAAAATGTATGCTCGTCGGCTTTTCTATGGGAGGGGCAGTGGCTTTCGAAATGGCCATTAGATATAGGTCTTTAATCTCGAAATTGGTCATTGTAAACACGGCGCCAGATTTTAATGCGCTCGGCCAAATGGGAGAGCAGATGATCAAAGAGCGTACAGAATTATTGCGGACCCAGGGGATGAATGCCATGGCTGAAAAAGTTGCTGAGGGCATGTTCCCGGAAGAAGAACAAAAGCATCTCCGCGATGCGTTTTATGAAAGAGCCAGTGTCAATGACCTGGAAGCATATTATAATTCCTTTATCACCCTTATGGACTGGGGGATTGGCGAGAAAGTAAAAACAATAGACATTCCTGCCCTGGTGGTGGCTTCAGATCTGGATTACACCCCGGTTGAATTAAAGGAATCTTATACAGCGAAAATGAAAAATGCCAGGCTGAAAGTGATCAAAAACTCCCGTCACGGAGTAACCATGGATCAGCCGAAGCAATTTAATGAAGCACTTTTAAAATTTTTCAGATCATGA
- a CDS encoding TonB-dependent receptor — translation MKIKLFTMMSLLFGVFAYAQTGSISGTITDAATGEPLLGTNIIVRGTNTGATTNESGYYKLELDPDNYTIEVFFMGYETVTRDVTIQAGEDMKMDFSLEPSASVMDEVVVSANRRPQKITRAPATVNVISAQQIADFPGPNPGELAARQKGVDFVRTGVQGTGINIRGFNSAFNSKNLQVEDGRISSLVATGLPLGSFTTITKEDIERVEIILGPNAALYGPNAHNGLVNTLTKDPRTSEGLDLVLGAGNQKQFTARGRYAMEVNDNLAFKVWGERTQGEEFDYVDSVYVGTTAYDELELDRDFSTTKYGAAVYYGLDETSDLIASYGHSNNSNLGVTNAGRNQIKDWSIDYLQLKYVSPHFYGNLYHTWSKTDDTYAINQRTQNYVSFINNGFTEAEALERSFTEQWFPIEGIPNGGISLPRGSVFEDASKRLNAEAQYNNNFGNLTYVVGAQYQQDNADSNGTYLLDEGGIKIDQVGVYGQLEYTFEDAGLDFLFVGRYDDHELYGGNFIPKAAIVKNFDFGSFRLTYGKGIAAPSILNLSGNLFGGLVLGNGEGFTLEDGTEIPELKVETIKSWEVGYKGKLFGEKTFFEANAYYNMSEDFLSPLINISATSPVARRGDTPIGELIPGSDGSFVLTYLNFGKVDTYGADLGINYFINDQNRLSFNYSYFGYDIDKDDPANDGNRDGLVLDTDLPLNTPENKFGIGYYYTGPKFFGSLYGRYVQEYDFFSGINIAAETQDLNGDGVDDVVENARNGRTWNYGPLGGFFNLDLNVGYKFNENWTVGASVTNLLDSEVRQFVASPEIGRLFLVELKYHLPIGKN, via the coding sequence ATGAAGATCAAACTTTTCACCATGATGAGCTTACTGTTTGGGGTATTTGCGTACGCTCAGACGGGAAGTATTAGCGGAACTATTACGGATGCCGCTACCGGGGAACCTTTACTGGGAACCAATATAATTGTAAGAGGAACCAATACCGGGGCTACAACCAACGAAAGTGGATATTATAAACTTGAGCTTGATCCCGATAATTATACTATCGAAGTATTTTTTATGGGGTATGAGACCGTTACCAGAGATGTTACCATACAGGCAGGTGAGGATATGAAAATGGATTTTAGCCTGGAACCTTCCGCATCTGTAATGGATGAGGTGGTAGTTTCAGCAAATAGAAGACCACAGAAAATAACCAGGGCTCCGGCTACGGTAAACGTGATCAGCGCTCAGCAGATCGCAGACTTTCCAGGTCCAAATCCTGGAGAACTTGCCGCGAGACAAAAAGGGGTTGACTTTGTTAGAACAGGGGTTCAGGGAACCGGGATCAACATTCGTGGATTTAACTCTGCCTTTAACTCCAAGAACCTTCAGGTGGAAGACGGCAGGATCTCTTCATTAGTAGCAACGGGACTTCCTTTAGGTTCATTTACTACAATCACTAAAGAAGATATCGAAAGGGTTGAGATCATTTTAGGACCAAACGCAGCTCTTTATGGGCCTAACGCTCATAACGGACTTGTGAACACATTAACCAAAGATCCTCGTACTTCAGAAGGTTTAGACCTTGTACTTGGTGCTGGTAACCAGAAGCAATTCACTGCTCGTGGTCGCTATGCCATGGAAGTGAATGATAACCTGGCTTTCAAAGTTTGGGGAGAAAGAACCCAGGGAGAGGAATTCGACTATGTAGATTCTGTATATGTAGGAACTACAGCATATGACGAATTAGAGCTTGACAGAGATTTTTCTACTACAAAATATGGGGCTGCGGTATACTACGGTTTAGATGAGACCAGTGACTTAATTGCTTCTTACGGGCATAGTAATAACTCGAATCTTGGAGTTACCAATGCTGGTAGAAACCAGATTAAGGACTGGTCTATAGATTATCTTCAGTTAAAATATGTGTCACCTCATTTCTATGGTAACCTTTACCATACCTGGAGTAAAACAGATGATACTTACGCGATCAACCAGCGTACACAGAACTATGTATCTTTTATTAATAATGGTTTTACTGAAGCTGAAGCATTGGAAAGATCTTTCACCGAGCAATGGTTCCCAATCGAAGGTATACCTAATGGTGGAATAAGCCTCCCAAGAGGCTCTGTTTTTGAAGATGCCTCTAAAAGACTGAATGCTGAAGCTCAGTATAACAACAATTTCGGGAATTTAACATACGTTGTGGGAGCTCAATATCAGCAGGATAATGCAGATTCTAATGGAACTTACCTTTTAGATGAGGGAGGGATCAAAATAGACCAGGTTGGTGTTTATGGGCAGTTGGAATATACTTTCGAAGACGCCGGTCTGGATTTTCTTTTTGTTGGTAGATATGATGATCATGAATTATATGGTGGAAACTTCATTCCTAAAGCTGCGATTGTAAAGAATTTTGATTTTGGAAGTTTCAGGCTTACTTATGGAAAAGGTATCGCTGCTCCATCTATTCTTAACCTAAGCGGAAATCTTTTCGGAGGTCTTGTATTAGGAAACGGAGAAGGGTTCACTCTTGAAGACGGAACAGAAATTCCTGAGTTAAAAGTGGAAACTATCAAGTCCTGGGAAGTTGGTTACAAAGGAAAATTATTTGGAGAAAAGACTTTCTTCGAAGCGAATGCATACTACAATATGTCTGAAGACTTCCTGAGCCCGTTGATCAATATTTCTGCGACCTCTCCGGTGGCCAGAAGAGGTGATACTCCTATAGGAGAATTAATTCCTGGTTCAGATGGATCTTTCGTCCTAACCTATCTTAACTTCGGAAAGGTAGATACTTACGGAGCAGATCTTGGAATCAACTATTTCATCAACGACCAGAACAGACTTTCTTTCAACTACTCATATTTTGGATATGATATAGATAAAGATGATCCAGCGAATGACGGGAACAGAGATGGTTTAGTATTGGATACAGACCTTCCTTTGAACACTCCTGAAAATAAATTCGGAATTGGTTATTACTACACAGGACCAAAATTCTTCGGTTCACTTTACGGAAGATATGTTCAGGAATATGATTTCTTCTCAGGGATCAATATCGCTGCAGAAACCCAGGATCTTAATGGTGATGGCGTAGATGATGTTGTCGAAAATGCCAGAAATGGTAGAACCTGGAACTATGGTCCGTTGGGAGGATTCTTCAATCTAGATCTGAATGTAGGATATAAATTCAATGAAAACTGGACCGTGGGAGCTTCTGTTACGAACTTGCTAGATTCAGAAGTAAGACAGTTCGTTGCTTCTCCAGAGATTGGAAGATTGTTCTTGGTTGAGCTAAAATATCACCTGCCAATAGGAAAGAATTAA